ATGGCCGAGCTGTCCGAAAAAGAGCGTGAGATACTTGATCTGCTCTCCGTCTTCGGAGGTCCCGGCTGCGCGGAAGAGACCTTCCTGCGTTCGATACGAGTCTTTGAAGAACTGGAGCTTGCGGGGAAATTCTACACGCTGAATCTGCTCGCGCCGCGCTGCTACATCGGCGAGATGCGCCAGTGGAGCGGCCAGACGCAATACGCGCTTGAACAGTACGAATACTGCGTAGCAAGATGCGAAAAAGCCGGCCTCTTTTGGGGCCAGAGCCATTTTCACGCGCACGCGGCGGACGCCGCGCTCGACATGGACGATTGGCCGTGCTTTACCGCGCACGTAAGGCGCGGCGCAGCATTGTTTGAAAGCTCGCGCGGCGGCCACTGCACTTCGATACTCTACAGCCTGAAAGCAATATGCGCGGCGGAGGCCGGAGATTTCAAAGAGGCCGCCTCCGCTCTGGAAAAAGCCGACTTCCTCTGCGCCATAGGAAAGAAAAGCTGGCGCGCCGCGCAGTCGATGGCAAAAGCCTGGACGCTGTACCTTGCGGTCCACAATAACAGCCGCACTCCGCGCGCAGCAAACGCGCCGGACGCGTCCGCGTCGCTTTCTGCCTGCCTGACTGAGCCGTGCGAAAGCTACGCGCAGAAAGCAATATCGCTATACGAAGAGTTGGGGGCGCAAAAAAGAGCCGCGATGTTAAAAGCCAGATTCCAAAGCTGACTTGAAACATCGACGGAAAAACTAAGCCCGGCTGCGAAATCGAATTTAGTTTTTCATCTTGATTACGCGAAGAAGATAGGACGGCGGCCGTCCTCGTATTGGAGCGGTGCGTGGACGGCCGCCGCAGCGTTACTTTTCTGGCGTGGCGTAGGCTTTTATGCAGACGTTTGCGGTTTCGTCTATGGTGTTGAGGTCGGTCCAATATTTCCCTGAGGCTGATATCCAGCTTTCTCCGGGATGCGAGGTCGATTTTTTGTGCGTTGTGTCGCCGGCTGCGCGCATTTCTATCGGTATCGGAAATTCTGAGGCGGGCGAGGTCAGTTTCATCACGACGGAGAAGCGTTCGCCTTTTTTGACGGCGACGGGCGCGGGCAGGTCTATTGAATGAAAGCCGGGCGCGTCGAGGGTGACGCTTTTGGTGAGCGCGAGCGTGCCGTTTGTTGGGGAGCCTGAGCCGACGCCCGTGTATATTTTAAGCTCGCATTGTGTGCCCGGGCGCGCTGTGTAGACGGCGGCGGAATTTAGCCGTTCGTCGCGCAGGGCGGTGTAGATGTTGGCGCCCCACGCCGGTATCGCGCGGTTTTTTGAAATGAGGGGCACGAAGTCGCCGTTTATAAAATCAGCTACGCCCAGGATGTCGTACTGGTAGATGTTTTCGTCTTGTACGGCGGGTACCGCGTCGTAGACGATGCCGTTGACTAAGGTGCCCTCTTCGTAGGAGACGTAGAAGCAGCCTTTATCGCCCCAGCCTTTGCCCCAGCTGTTGCGCACGATCCACGCGCCGTCTTTTGCCGGTTTGGGGCCGCGGCCGTTTCTGCCGCCGAATTTGAGGCGGCTGAAGCTGTCGTCCCATCCGACCAGCAGGACGTCGTGGTTGGCTTCGCGGTAGTTTGCGCCCTGTTCCGGTTCGCCTGATTTAAAGTTTGTGAAGTAGCCGTAGGAGGGCGAAAGAAGGTCGTCCATTACGACGCCGTCTTCGTCGGGGCAGCAGAGCGCGGCGCTTGCGCCGCCGTACTGCGCAATGGCGGCTTTGACGACGTTTATGCGTTCTCCGGCAAGCGGGATGTCGGAGGCGTCTTCTCCAAGGTAGAGGACGTTTTTGAGTTTGAATTTTCTTGCGGTTACGGGCGGCTTTACGGCTTTTGCCTTTCTGTGCGGGTAGGGGGCTTCGCTTTCGTAGACGGGGCCGGTGCCGCGCGTGACGATGGCGGTGGACATGAAGTCGCTTGCGCCAGTGTCGAAGCCGGTCTCTTTATCGGACTGGAATGAGTAAAGCGTCTCAGATTCGTCGTTGAAGGTGTAGTAGGAGAGGTAGTATTCGGAGAGGTCTATGTCGCGGCTCGCGACGCCTTTTTTGATGAGGTTTGATTCGATGGCGCCGATTATGGCGAAGGACCAGCATGTTGAGAAGTCGCCCTGGTTTCTGACGGGGGGCAGCATCTGTCGCATGTCGTAACGGCTTTCTGCGGCCCGCGCTTCGGAAGCGGCGCAAACGAGCGCCGCACAGCCCGGAGGGAGGGTGAGCATGGACAAAAGAAGTATTTTGCAAATCACGTTTTTTATCTGTTTCATCTGCGTCAGCACCTTTTCTGTTTTTTGCGTTACGCGCGTCGTTATTTAAGTTTTTTGACGGCGGCTGCGGCCTCTTCGTCGCCTAGATCTGCTGCGTATCCATACCAGCGCAGCGCCTCCTGTTTGTCTTTTTGCACGCCGTCTCCCTCTGCGTACTTTGCGGCGATCGCCTTCATGGCGTCTTCGCTTCCGGCGCGCGCGGCTTTTCTGTAATATTTGAGGGCGAGCGTTTTGTCGGCGGGAACGCCCGTCCCGCTCTGATAGAGGTCGCCCAGAGTGCAGAGCGCGCCGTCGTCGCCCGCCTCTGCGCTTTTTTTGATGAGGGCGAGCCCTCTTGCTTCGTCCTTTGCGGCGGATACGCCGAAGAAATAACAGGCTCCCAGGTTGTATATCGCGGCAATGTCTCCGGCGGCGGCCCCTTTTTCGTAGAGGCTGAAGGCTTTATTGACGTCGGCCGCGACGCCTATGCCGTTTTCATAGAGGTATCCAAGGCGCGCCATCGCCCAGCCGCTGCCCTTCTGCACGGCCTGTTCGTATTTTTGCGCGGCGGCCGCGTAATCTTGGTTATCAAAAAGCTCGTCGGCCGCTTTGTTGAGAGCGTCGTAGTCGGCGGCGCTGGCGAAGGTGGCGCACAGCAAAAAAACGCATACGAATATGAGGCGTGCGCACCATAATGTTTTTCTCCGCTTCATTTGCAGATCCCTCCATAATGCAATCCACGCGGCGTGCTGGCCGCGTTATCTCGCTTGAA
The nucleotide sequence above comes from Cloacibacillus sp.. Encoded proteins:
- a CDS encoding lectin like domain-containing protein, whose translation is MKQIKNVICKILLLSMLTLPPGCAALVCAASEARAAESRYDMRQMLPPVRNQGDFSTCWSFAIIGAIESNLIKKGVASRDIDLSEYYLSYYTFNDESETLYSFQSDKETGFDTGASDFMSTAIVTRGTGPVYESEAPYPHRKAKAVKPPVTARKFKLKNVLYLGEDASDIPLAGERINVVKAAIAQYGGASAALCCPDEDGVVMDDLLSPSYGYFTNFKSGEPEQGANYREANHDVLLVGWDDSFSRLKFGGRNGRGPKPAKDGAWIVRNSWGKGWGDKGCFYVSYEEGTLVNGIVYDAVPAVQDENIYQYDILGVADFINGDFVPLISKNRAIPAWGANIYTALRDERLNSAAVYTARPGTQCELKIYTGVGSGSPTNGTLALTKSVTLDAPGFHSIDLPAPVAVKKGERFSVVMKLTSPASEFPIPIEMRAAGDTTHKKSTSHPGESWISASGKYWTDLNTIDETANVCIKAYATPEK
- a CDS encoding tetratricopeptide repeat protein, translating into MKRRKTLWCARLIFVCVFLLCATFASAADYDALNKAADELFDNQDYAAAAQKYEQAVQKGSGWAMARLGYLYENGIGVAADVNKAFSLYEKGAAAGDIAAIYNLGACYFFGVSAAKDEARGLALIKKSAEAGDDGALCTLGDLYQSGTGVPADKTLALKYYRKAARAGSEDAMKAIAAKYAEGDGVQKDKQEALRWYGYAADLGDEEAAAAVKKLK